TTGATTGTTGATGATGTGCTGGCGGCGCTTGAGGCGCTGGGCCGGGCGGCACGGGCGCGCAGCGCGGCGCGGGTGGTGGCGGTGACAGGGTCGGTTGGCAAAACCTCGACCAAGGAAATGCTGCGCACCGTGCTGAGCCATCAGGGCCGGTGCCATGCGGCGGAGGCGAGTTACAACAACCATTGGGGTGTGCCGTTGACGTTGGCGCGGCTCCCGGCGCAGAGTGATTTCGCGGTGATCGAGATCGGCATGAACCATCCCGGCGAAATTGCCCCGCTGGCAAAGCTGACCCGTCCGGATGTGGTGATGATTACCACGGTCGCGGCGGCGCATATGGAAGCCTTTGAGAACATTGAAGGCATCGCGCGTGAGAAAGCGGCAATTATGGACGGGCTAACCCCCGGTGGCGTGGCGGTTTTGAACGCGGATGTTGCGACCAGTGGCATTTTACAGGCCAAGGCGCGCGAAGTGGGTGCGAAAACGCTGCTTTTCGGAGAGGCAGCGGGTGCGGATTACCGGCTGAACCGGGTGGTGTTGTCGGACCGGGCAACCGTGTGCGAGGCGACGGCAGGCAAAGAGGCGTTGCTATACAAGATAGCCTCACCGGGGCGGCATTTTGCGATGAACGCGCTGGGCGTTCTGGCGGTGGCGGCGGCGCTGGGGGCGGATCGTGCGATTGCGGCCACCGATCTGGCACAATGGCAACCGCCAGCGGGGCGGGGAACCCGCGAGCGCGTGGTGCTTGATGATGCGACCGAGGCGGAGGTGCAGCTTATCGACGATGCGTTCAACGCCAATCCGGCCTCGATGGCGGCGGCGCTTGAGGTGCTGGCGGCGGCCACTCCGGGCGATGCGCGGCGCGGGCGCAGGATTGCCATTCTGGGCGATATGCTTGAGCTTGGCCCGAGCGAGGCGGCAGATCATGCCGGTTTGGCGACGCTGCCATTTCTGGAAAACCTGAGCGTGGTGCATTGCGTCGGGCCAAGGATGCGCGCGCTTCACGACGCATTGCGCCCCGAGCAGCGCGGTGAATGGTTGGAGAGTGCGCCCGAGATGGGCGTGCGCGTGCGGCATCTGATTCATGCGGGCGATATCGTGTTGGTCAAAGGCTCAAAGGGATCGAAAGTCAGCCTGGTTGTTGACGCGATCCGAAAAATGGGCCATCCGGCGCGCAACGAAAACGAGGACGAGTAGATGCTTTACTGGCTTACCGGGCTGTCGGATGGCGGGGATGTCTTCAACCTCTTTCGCTATATTACCTTCCGTGCGGGTGGCGCGTTCATGACGGCGCTGATCTTTGGTTTTCTGTTCGGACCGCCATTGATCAACGTGCTTAGAAAGCGGCAAGGCAAAGGCCAGCCTATTCGCGATGATGGGCCAGAAGGGCATTTCAGCAAGGCCGGAACGCCGACAATGGGCGGGCTTTTGATCGTCGGGGCGCTGCTGACCTCGACCTTGCTTTGGGCGCGGCTTGATAATCCGTTCGTGTGGCTGATCTTGTTTGTCACCATGTCGTTTGCGGCCATCGGGTTTGCCGATGATTATGCCAAGGTGCGCAAGCAGAATTCCGCGGGTGTGCCGGGCAAGGTGCGAATGTTGCTGGGGCTTTTGATTTCGCTGATCGCGGCGTGCTGGGCAATCAGCTATCACCCGGCCTATCTGCAGTATGAGCTGGCGTTTCCGTTTCTCAAACATGCGCTGGTTTATCTGGGGTATTTCTTTGTCCCGTTTGCGATGATTGTGATCGTCGGGGCCGCCAACGCGGTCAACCTGACGGATGGGTTGGACGGGCTTGCGATCATGCCGGTGATGATTGCCAGCGCCACGCTGGGCGTGATCGCCTATTTCGTCGGCAACGCGAATTTCTCTGACTACCTTGATCTGCACTATGTGCCGGGAACGGGGGAAATCCTTGTTTTCGTGGCCGGGCTGATCGGCGGGGGCTTGGGTTTTCTTTGGTATAATGCACCACCGGCGGCGGTGTTCATGGGCGATACCGGCAGTCTTGCGCTGGGCGGCGCGCTGGGGGCGATTGCGGTGGCCACCAAGCACGAGATCGTGCTGGCCATCGTTGGCGGGCTTTTCGTGGTGGAGGCGCTTTCGGTGATCATTCAGGTGCTTTATTTCAAACGCACCGGCAAGCGCGTGTTCCTGATGGCGCCGATCCACCACCATTATGAGAAGAAGGGCTGGGCCGAGCCGCAGATCGTGATCCGGTTCTGGATCATATCGCTTATCTTGGCGATGATCGGGTTGGCCACACTGAAGGTGCGCTAATGGCCCGCGTCCTTCCCGAGAACGGCGGCGCGTGTGCAGCTTGAGACGCTGATCCAGCAGTTTGGCCTGCCCGGTCTTACCTTGGGCGGGGCGTTCGAGGGCGACGGGATTGCCTTTCTTGGAGGGGTGCTGGCGCATCGCGGATTGTTCGGGTTCGAAGCGGCGGTTTGGGCGGTGTGGCTGGGTGCTGTGATCGTGGATAATGCTTTTTTCCTGATCGGGCGCTATGCGCGCGAGCGCGCGTTCGTGCAGCGACAGGTGACCAAGCGCGCGGTGCGCGTGCTGCATGGCTGGATCGAGCGCCACCCGGCGCTGAGCGTGCTTGGTTTTCGCTATCTCTATGGATTGAAAACCGCCGGGGCGTTGTTGTTTGGCATGTCGCGGCTGAGCTGGGTCCGGTTTGCGATACTGGACCTGATTGCGGTGCTGCTTTGGGCGCATGTGCTGGTGGGGCTGGGGTTTGTTGCTGGTCATACGATCGAGGCATTGTTCGGGCAATTGCGATTGCATGAGCATCTTGGTGTTGCACTGGTGGTGTTGCTGGTGGGGGCGGTGCTACTCTGGTGGATAACGCGGCGCAGGGTTGAGCGAAGGGGAAAGAAATGATCCCGGTGGCAGGAATGGCAGGGCAAAGGGTGGCGGTGCTGGGGCTTGGGCGTTCCGGCCTGTCGGCGGCGCGGGCGTTGCGCGCGGGCGGCGCCGAGGCGGTTTGCTGGGACGACAATGCGGCGGCGCGCGAAGCGGCAGAGGCCGATGGGTTCACTTGCGCCGATTTGAGCCGGGACGGGGCGTTTGACGGGATTGCGCGACTGATCGTTTCGCCGGGGATTGCGCATCTTTACCCCGCCCCCAATCAGGTGGTTGCGGCGGCTTGGGCGGCGGGCGTGCCGGTCGATAACGATATTGGGCTGTTTTTTCGCTCGGTCGCGGTGGCGGGCTGGGAACGGTTCGACGTGATCCCCAAGGTGGTGGCGGTGACCGGGTCGAACGGCAAATCGACCACCTCGGCGCTGATCCATCACGTGCTGTCAGAAGCCGGGCGCGCGGCGCAGCTTGCCGGGAATATCGGGCGCGGGGTTTTGGACATTGATCCGCCGGGGGATGGCGGGGTGATTGTGCTGGAACTGTCGAGCTATCAGACGGAGCTTGCCCGCGCGCTGACCCCGGATGTGGCGGTGTTTACCAATCTCAGCCCCGATCACCTTGACCGGCATGGCGGGATCGGCGGCTATTTCGCGGCCAAGCGCAGGTTGTTTGCCGAGGGTGGGCCGGACCGTGCGGTGATCGGCGTGGACGAGGACGAGGGGCGCTATCTGGCCAACCAGCTTTCCGAGGGGCCGGGCGATGACCGGGTGATTGCCATATCGGTCGAACGCAAGTTGACCGGGCCGGGCTGGCATGTGTTTGCGAAGAAAGGGTTTTTGGCAGAATATCGCAAGGCGCGTCAGGTGGGGGCAGTTGATCTGCGTCCCATCGCCGGGTTGCCGGGGGCACACAACCATCAGAACGCCTGTGCCGCCTATGCGGTGTGCCGCACGCTGGGGTTGGCCCCGCGCGAGATCGAGGCGGGGTTTGCGAGCTTTGCCGGCTTGCCGCATCGCTCGCAATTGTTGGGTGAGACGGGGGGCGTGCGGTTTGTTAACGACAGCAAGGCGACCAATGTCGATGCCGCGCGCATGGCGTTGCAGGCGTTCGACAATATCCGTTGGATCTGTGGTGGGCTGGAGAAGGAAGGCGGGCTTGGCGGGTTGCTGGACGTGACCGGATCGGTGCGCAAGGCCTATGTGATCGGGCGCGAAGCGGCGCATTTTGCGGTTGAATTGCAAGGGGTTGAGGCGGAGGTTTGCAGTGACATGGCCAGCGCCGTGGCCCGCGCCGTGGCCGAGGCGGAGGCGGGTGATGTCATCCTGCTGGCCCCGGCGGCGGCGTCGTTCGATCAGTATGACAGTTTCGAGAAACGCGGAGAGCATTTCATGGCAGAGGTCGCCAAGTATCTGTGATCAGGCTGTGTGGCGGGCCGATAGAGCGAAGGGGCGCGCCCGACCCTGGGTGGGCGCAAACGGGCCATAAGGCCCACGCGACGCGCGCTAAAGTATGAGCGCTATCAGGGTTTTGCACAGCGTCAATAATGCGCCCTCCCGGGGGAGGGTCGGGCGAGGCCCGGGCTGACGCCCGCGCTAACGGTGCCTCAAGGCTCGGTGTGTCGGTTTGCGCTTGAAGCGCATCAATGGCAAATGCCCTTGGTCTGCGCGCCTTTCCACGGCAGGCGGACGGAGCTTGGCAGGGTGAGTTCTTGCACCGGGAAGGCCTCTTTGAGCAACGCATGTAACCGGTGGGTGCGCGGTGCGTCAGGGTCGAGCACCTTGCAGCAGACATATTCCTCAACGATTGCGGCCTGCTGTTCATAGGCATAATCGAGAAACCCGGTTTTTGTATTGATGTCATAAAGATACGGGTCACCCTTGAAGTCATGTTCCTGCATCGCCTTGAACGGGGAATAGCCGGTCTTGTCGCGGTGCTGCCATTGCCAGACATGAGTCAGCTCATGCGCGACAAGCATAGCGGCGAAGAGGTTGAAGCTTTGCGGCGCACCGAGCAGGTAGTTTTCGGTGAAATAGGGTTTGGCGAAGAACACTTTGTTAAGAATCGTGACGGCGGCGGGGCCGACGGTGACGGTTTGGGTGGTCGGCTCGGGCCAGATCCGCTCACGGCAGGCAAGGCGCGGGCGTTTCTGGCGGGTGTAGGTGACTTTGCCAACCAGCGCGCCATCGAAAAAACGGATGCGATCGGTGGCGGTTGTGCCGCCGAACAGGCTTTGTGCAAAGGCTTTTTCATAGGGCGTGAGTGGGCGCGCCGTGCAGGCGGAGAGAAAGAGGCAAAGAAGAAGGGCGACTCGCATGGGGGTGAGTTAAGCAGAGCTTGCGGCATCGCGCGAGAGGGTTAATGGCCCGGACGGCGGCGAAAGCGCGGCTGTCTGCACCCCGGCTGGCAGGTTGGCTGCGATGGGTAAGGCGGGGGCGCGGGGGTCTTTGTTAACGACAGGTTAAGTTAAGCGGGCGTTCGGAGGGCTGGATGGGCAACCGGCGCGGCAAATTTCAGAGTGCCCCCGGCCCGGAACAAGGCGCATAGCGCCGCCGGGCCAGCGCCTGCCCGTTCCGGCGGGCTGGCGCTTTGGTGGGCGTCGGCGTGCCGATTGTTCGGAGCGATGACTTGGCGGGGATATAGGGCGGTGAAGTGGGGTTGGATGCGCCATCCCACGGGCAGGCGCTGGCCCGGCTTTGTGTGCAACGGTAGGGCCGCGCCCGACCCTGGGTGGGCGCTTTGGCCGGGAGGGTCAGCTTGGGTACTCTGAAGCTTGGATGTCGGGCGAATGGGGAAGGACATCGCCAATGCGCCCTCCCGGGGGAGGGTCGGGCGCGGCCCGGGCCGTTGGCACGGGTTTGAGCTAGTGTTTGGTTGGCTTTTGCGTCAGCGGTTGGAGTCTCCTGTTGGGAAAAGAACTGCGATAACCCAAGCTTGCGCTGTCCAACTGTTATTGAATTCTTTACGTGGCGAGGCTACCTTGGCAGGGTTAGTCAGGAGGCTTGCCATGGCTCAAAAAGGGCTACATGTTACACCTAAAGGTGAAAAATGGGCGGTTAGATCGGCGGGGTCGACCCGAGCTGCTAGGGTTGTCGAAACCCAAAAGGAAGCAATTTCCATAGCAAAGGAAAGGGCCAAACGAGAGGGGTCCGAGATGTATGTCCACGGAAGGGATGGGCGTATTCGTGAACGCAGCACTTATGGAAAAGACCCCTATCCTCCAAAGGGTTGAATGACGTTTGGCTGATTACGAAAACTCTGTTTTTATTAACTGTCCTTTTGATGATGCGTTTTCTCCGCTTTTGGAGGCAATGATTTTTTGCGTGATTAGAGCAGGACTTACTCCTCGTTTGGCATCCGAGAGTTTGGAAGGTGGCGAGAATAGGTTAGACAAGATTCTAAGTCTGATACCTCAATGTAGATATTCGATTCACGATCTAAGCAGAGCAGTTTCGAAGGAGGAAGGTGAGGCATTCCGGATGAATATGCCATTTGAGTTGGGATTGGACTTGGGGCGCAGACGTGCTCCAGATCCTCAGACGAACAACAAGAAATTCATCATATTTGAAGACAAGCCTTACGATCTAAAACGTTGTTTGTCTGATTTAAATGGCGTGGACGTTGAGTTTCACAGATGCGACTTTCTATTAGTTATCAAGAAACTAAGAGACTTTCTCCGCGTAGAGGTTGACAAGATACTGCCTGGAACCTCGGCGTTGGAGGGTGAGTATTATGATTTTCAGGGATGGATGACTGAGAAGAAAATCTATGAGGGACACACGGAAGAGGAAGCTAGATCCATTCCGACAAAAGAGCGCCTAAACGAAATGGTGAATTGGATAGGCGTAGGGAAACCTACCGAGTTTGTTCCTGAATGATTCTTGAAGTCTCCATCAAACATCCAGCTCCTCCACGAACCGCGCATTCTCTTGAATATACTGAAACCGCAATTCCGGCTTCTTGCCCATCAGGCGCTCGACCAGATCGCCGGTTTCGCCGGGTTCGTCCTCGTCTATGGTGACCCGGATCAGGGTGCGGGATTTCGGGTCCATGGTGGTTTCTTTCAGATCCTTGGCGTCCATTTCGCCCAAGCCCTTGAAGCGCTGCACGTCGATCTTGCCTTTGCCGCCGAGACCGCGTTCAAGCGTGGCCTCCTTGGCGATGTCGTCGGCGACATAGACGCGCTTGGCGCCTTGGGTCAGGCGGTAGAGCGGCGGGCAGGCGAGGTAGAGGTGGCCCGCGTCAATCAGCGGGCGCATCTGGGTGAAGAAGAACGTCATCAGAAGGGCGGCGATATGGGCACCGTCAACATCGGCATCGGTCATGATGATGATCTTGTCATAACGCAGATCGTCAAGGTTGAAGCGGGTGCCAAGCCCGGTGCCAAGGGCTTGGGTGAGGTCGGAAATCTCGGCGTTGGAGCCGAGCTTGGAGGAGGCGGCACCGAGCACGTTGAGGATTTTGCCGCGCAGGGGCAAAAGCGCCTGTGTGCGCCGGTCGCGCGCCATCTTGGCGGAGCCGCCCGCAGAGTCGCCTTCGACGATGAACAATTCGGTGCCGTCGCGGGTATTTGACGAGCAATCGGTGAGCTTGCCGGGCAGGCGGAGCTTCTTGGTGGCGGTCTTGCGGGCGGTTTCCTTTTCCTGACGGCGGCGCAGGCGCTCTTCTGTGCGCAGGACGAGGAAATCGAGGATCGCACCGGCGGATTTGGTGTTTGACGCCAGCCAGTGATCGAAATGGTCGCGCACCGCGTTTTCGACCAGACGCTGCGCTTCGACGGTGGCGAGGCGGTCTTTGGTCTGCCCAACAAATTCGGGTTCGCTGATGAAGGTGGAGACCAGCGCGCAACCGCCCGAGGAGAGATCATCGCGGGTGATTTGCGCCGCCTTGCGGTTGTTGGAGAGCTCACCATAGGCCTTGATCCCCTTGAGGATGGCGGCCCAGAATCCGGTGACATGGGTGCCGCCTTCGGGGGTGGGCACGGTGTTGCAATAGCTTTGGATGAAGCCGTCGCGCGACGGGGTCCAGTTGATCGCCCATTCGACCTTGCCGGGGGTGTTGAATTTCTCGCGAAAATCGACGGTTCCGGCGAACGGGGTGTCGGAATAGGTGGAGGCCGCGCCCAGCGTTTCATTGAGGTAATCAGCCAGCCCGCCGGGGAAGTGAAAGGTGGCCTCAACCGGGGTTTCGCCGTCGTCGATGGCGGACTTCCAGCGGATTTCGACGCCGGAGAAGAGATAAGCCTTGGAGCGGATGGATTTGAACAAGCGCGCCGGTTTGAAGCGATGCGAGCCGAAAATCTCTGCATCCGGGTGGAAGGTGACGGTGGTGCCGCGGCGGTTGTTGGTGGGGCCGATCTTTTTCACCGGGCCTTGGGGCAGACCGCGTGAGAAGCTTTGCTCGTAAAGTTCCTTGTTGCGGGCGACCTGCACCACCATGGAATCGGAAAGCGCGTTGACCACGGAGGCACCGACGCCGTGCAGCCCGCCGGAGGTTTGATACGCCTTGCCGGAGAATTTGCCGCCCGCGTGCAGCGTGCAGAGGATCACTTCGAGGGCGGATTTATCGGGGAATTTTGGGTGCGGATCGACGGGGATACCGCGACCATTATCGCGCACGGTAAAGGAATAATCGGCGTGCAGTTCGACCTCGATCCTTGTGGCGTGCCCGGCGACCGCTTCGTCCATCGAGTTATCGAGGATTTCCGCCACGAGGTGATGCAGCGCGCGTTCATCAGTGCCGCCGATATACATGCCGGGGCGTTTGCGCACCGGCTCCAGCCCTTCGAGGACTTCGATGCTGTCGGCATTATAGTCGCCGCTGTCGGCGGGGGTCAGGAGATCGTCGGCCATGTGCTGCTCTTTTTTGATTGGTTGGGCGCATTATGGCAGAGCGCGCGGCGCGGGGGAAGATGGTGTGTGTGTTAGAGGGAGGGGCGGGGATGCGTTCGCCCGGCACTATTGGTGCTGTTCGCGCGGGGCAGCCCGTTTGCTCAGTCTTGCAGCCAGTCGCGGATTGCTGCGGCCACGGCGTCGGGCTTTTGGTGGCAGATCCAGTGATCCGCGCCGGGGGTTTTGACGCGCGTGAGATTGGGCGCGTAGTCTTCGAGCCCGGCGGTGGCTTCGGGCAGCAGGGCGGTATCGTCTTGCCCCCAGATCAGCAAATGCGGCTGATGCACCATCAGGCGGGCGCGCGGCAGGGCGGGCAGATCGGTGAGCGGCGCACCGGGGCGGGCGACACGCAGGGGCGAGGCGCGATACCAGTTGATCATGCCGCGCAACCTGCCGGGGCGCGTCCATTCGCGAACATAAGCCGCGCGTTTGGCAGGGGTCAGCCAGGTGAGATTCATCTTGGCCGAGAAGAGCGCCAGCAGTTTTTCGCACTGATTGGCGGCGAGGCGCTCTTCGCTGCCTGCTTCGCGCAGGGCGTGGATATATTGCGACGCGGCGGTTTGCGCCCCGCCCGAGGCGATGGCGCGCTGAAACGGCGCCGGGTGGACGCCGTTGACGATAATCAGGTGGGAGGTGAGGTCAGGTAGCATCATTGCCAGCCCGTAAGCCACGGCCGCGCCCCAGTCATGGCCGATGACGGCGGTGGGTGCGAGGTCGAGCGCGGCAATCAGTTCGGCCATGTCGGAGACCAGTTTCGAGGTGGTATATTGCCCGACCTCTGCGGGTGCCCAGCTTTGGCCATAGCCGCGTTGATCGGGGGCGATGCAGAAGAAATGTTCCGAGAGGCGGCTGGCCAGTTCCTCCCACGCGGCGGAATATTCCGGAAAGCCGTGCAGCATCAGAAGCGGCGGGCGGGTTGGCTCGCCCCATGTGAGATAATGGAACGGTTGACCGGAGAGATGGATGTGATGGCTTTGCATGAGCCAAGCCTGCGCCGGAAGCGACGCTGGCGCAAGCGGGACGTGGCGGCGCGGGAGGGGGTGGTGCTTGGGGGGTGGAACTGAGTGAAAATTCAATCTAGTTGGCTGCTTGATGATCAATTTGGCTTTGGCTACTATGTCTGACGGAACAGCGCGCCGGTTTTGAGGTGATCCCGTTCGTATCCAAGTACCGCTTCCGCGATGTCTTGCTGGCCCGCTTCCATGTGTGAGATATAATACCACCAGAAATCTTCCGTATTCAGGATCCCCTGAAATTTGGCAGACTTCATCGTGAACATTCTGCCTTGAGCCGATGTGAATTGGACTGGTGTTTCTTCGCCCACATGGCGATGTGCATTCGCGAGGCAGTCTTTGGCCAACCTTACACAGTCGTGTGCTGCCTTGGTGCGGACGTCCTCGCTGGGTGTTTGTGCTCGGTCCGGATTGGAGCGTAGATCGCTGTACATCGCGGGTTCTCGCCCGCGCTTTAGATGGGGAATCAGTTTGAGCGCTACCTCCAATGCGCCGCGCGGGTCGGGGCTGAAGAAGGCCCAGATGCTCAACGCGTAATTGATCTTGTGCCCGTGGTTCTCAGTGTTTGCTTTCAGCTTGGTGTTGATTGCAGGATCAGCCAAGTTGCGGCTCTGCGAGTCGAAACAAAGCAGCGCTTTGCCTGCTTCTTCGATACACGCAATTGCCAAGAAGTAAGCCCGCGCCATGTGGCCATGGTCTCGCAAGAGAGATGCTTCAACGAGCAGTTCATCAGCATTGCGCAACGAGGCGGCGCTGTAAGAACGCAACAGATCCGCTGTCAATTTGGGAGCGTGTGGTGAAGCCACGGACAACTCCAATCATCTCAGAAGATGTTGTCGCTTGATAAAGTGTCGGCGAGCGATATTCAACCAATCGGAACTGCATTGGTTCGACAACCAAGTGGTCAACGCGCTCAAGCCGTGGCTGCGCCGGGCCGGGGGCGGCGCGCGCGGGCTTTGTTCGGGTGTGCTTTATGGTTGTCGTGCACGTTGTTTGCTTGAGCGAGGCGCAATCGTCTACCAAAGCGCCGGCCCATGGGACGGGCCGGCGCTGGCACGGCGGGCCTGACGGCCCTTGATTCCGTGCCGGCGTGGCGGCGCGCCCGCTGCCGCCTCTTGCGGGGGAGGGGGCTTGGGTAAGGCTCTGCGGATGAATGCAGAGATGTCATATCGCGGCCATGTGAAGGCGGTAACGGTGCTGGGCTTGCCGCTTGTCGGGTCGTTTCTGGCGCAGTTTTCGATCACGTTGACCG
This is a stretch of genomic DNA from Aquicoccus sp. G2-2. It encodes these proteins:
- a CDS encoding DedA family protein, with the translated sequence MQLETLIQQFGLPGLTLGGAFEGDGIAFLGGVLAHRGLFGFEAAVWAVWLGAVIVDNAFFLIGRYARERAFVQRQVTKRAVRVLHGWIERHPALSVLGFRYLYGLKTAGALLFGMSRLSWVRFAILDLIAVLLWAHVLVGLGFVAGHTIEALFGQLRLHEHLGVALVVLLVGAVLLWWITRRRVERRGKK
- the murF gene encoding UDP-N-acetylmuramoyl-tripeptide--D-alanyl-D-alanine ligase, producing the protein MSLWTSEEAVAATGGRATQPFAADGVSIDTRTLAAGDLFVALKDIRDGHDFVAQALAGGAAAALVSRVPEGVAADAPLLIVDDVLAALEALGRAARARSAARVVAVTGSVGKTSTKEMLRTVLSHQGRCHAAEASYNNHWGVPLTLARLPAQSDFAVIEIGMNHPGEIAPLAKLTRPDVVMITTVAAAHMEAFENIEGIAREKAAIMDGLTPGGVAVLNADVATSGILQAKAREVGAKTLLFGEAAGADYRLNRVVLSDRATVCEATAGKEALLYKIASPGRHFAMNALGVLAVAAALGADRAIAATDLAQWQPPAGRGTRERVVLDDATEAEVQLIDDAFNANPASMAAALEVLAAATPGDARRGRRIAILGDMLELGPSEAADHAGLATLPFLENLSVVHCVGPRMRALHDALRPEQRGEWLESAPEMGVRVRHLIHAGDIVLVKGSKGSKVSLVVDAIRKMGHPARNENEDE
- the parE gene encoding DNA topoisomerase IV subunit B, with translation MADDLLTPADSGDYNADSIEVLEGLEPVRKRPGMYIGGTDERALHHLVAEILDNSMDEAVAGHATRIEVELHADYSFTVRDNGRGIPVDPHPKFPDKSALEVILCTLHAGGKFSGKAYQTSGGLHGVGASVVNALSDSMVVQVARNKELYEQSFSRGLPQGPVKKIGPTNNRRGTTVTFHPDAEIFGSHRFKPARLFKSIRSKAYLFSGVEIRWKSAIDDGETPVEATFHFPGGLADYLNETLGAASTYSDTPFAGTVDFREKFNTPGKVEWAINWTPSRDGFIQSYCNTVPTPEGGTHVTGFWAAILKGIKAYGELSNNRKAAQITRDDLSSGGCALVSTFISEPEFVGQTKDRLATVEAQRLVENAVRDHFDHWLASNTKSAGAILDFLVLRTEERLRRRQEKETARKTATKKLRLPGKLTDCSSNTRDGTELFIVEGDSAGGSAKMARDRRTQALLPLRGKILNVLGAASSKLGSNAEISDLTQALGTGLGTRFNLDDLRYDKIIIMTDADVDGAHIAALLMTFFFTQMRPLIDAGHLYLACPPLYRLTQGAKRVYVADDIAKEATLERGLGGKGKIDVQRFKGLGEMDAKDLKETTMDPKSRTLIRVTIDEDEPGETGDLVERLMGKKPELRFQYIQENARFVEELDV
- the mraY gene encoding phospho-N-acetylmuramoyl-pentapeptide-transferase; protein product: MLYWLTGLSDGGDVFNLFRYITFRAGGAFMTALIFGFLFGPPLINVLRKRQGKGQPIRDDGPEGHFSKAGTPTMGGLLIVGALLTSTLLWARLDNPFVWLILFVTMSFAAIGFADDYAKVRKQNSAGVPGKVRMLLGLLISLIAACWAISYHPAYLQYELAFPFLKHALVYLGYFFVPFAMIVIVGAANAVNLTDGLDGLAIMPVMIASATLGVIAYFVGNANFSDYLDLHYVPGTGEILVFVAGLIGGGLGFLWYNAPPAAVFMGDTGSLALGGALGAIAVATKHEIVLAIVGGLFVVEALSVIIQVLYFKRTGKRVFLMAPIHHHYEKKGWAEPQIVIRFWIISLILAMIGLATLKVR
- a CDS encoding alpha/beta hydrolase, whose translation is MQSHHIHLSGQPFHYLTWGEPTRPPLLMLHGFPEYSAAWEELASRLSEHFFCIAPDQRGYGQSWAPAEVGQYTTSKLVSDMAELIAALDLAPTAVIGHDWGAAVAYGLAMMLPDLTSHLIIVNGVHPAPFQRAIASGGAQTAASQYIHALREAGSEERLAANQCEKLLALFSAKMNLTWLTPAKRAAYVREWTRPGRLRGMINWYRASPLRVARPGAPLTDLPALPRARLMVHQPHLLIWGQDDTALLPEATAGLEDYAPNLTRVKTPGADHWICHQKPDAVAAAIRDWLQD
- the murD gene encoding UDP-N-acetylmuramoyl-L-alanine--D-glutamate ligase, whose translation is MIPVAGMAGQRVAVLGLGRSGLSAARALRAGGAEAVCWDDNAAAREAAEADGFTCADLSRDGAFDGIARLIVSPGIAHLYPAPNQVVAAAWAAGVPVDNDIGLFFRSVAVAGWERFDVIPKVVAVTGSNGKSTTSALIHHVLSEAGRAAQLAGNIGRGVLDIDPPGDGGVIVLELSSYQTELARALTPDVAVFTNLSPDHLDRHGGIGGYFAAKRRLFAEGGPDRAVIGVDEDEGRYLANQLSEGPGDDRVIAISVERKLTGPGWHVFAKKGFLAEYRKARQVGAVDLRPIAGLPGAHNHQNACAAYAVCRTLGLAPREIEAGFASFAGLPHRSQLLGETGGVRFVNDSKATNVDAARMALQAFDNIRWICGGLEKEGGLGGLLDVTGSVRKAYVIGREAAHFAVELQGVEAEVCSDMASAVARAVAEAEAGDVILLAPAAASFDQYDSFEKRGEHFMAEVAKYL
- a CDS encoding DUF2188 domain-containing protein yields the protein MAQKGLHVTPKGEKWAVRSAGSTRAARVVETQKEAISIAKERAKREGSEMYVHGRDGRIRERSTYGKDPYPPKG
- a CDS encoding AbiV family abortive infection protein produces the protein MTADLLRSYSAASLRNADELLVEASLLRDHGHMARAYFLAIACIEEAGKALLCFDSQSRNLADPAINTKLKANTENHGHKINYALSIWAFFSPDPRGALEVALKLIPHLKRGREPAMYSDLRSNPDRAQTPSEDVRTKAAHDCVRLAKDCLANAHRHVGEETPVQFTSAQGRMFTMKSAKFQGILNTEDFWWYYISHMEAGQQDIAEAVLGYERDHLKTGALFRQT